The genomic window GTACTCCCCGGAAAATAAACTCTGTAAAAGGAGGGTAAAAGGGGAGTCATAATGGTAACGGCAATCGTGTGAGTGGGGATGTACTAGGTGTAACGCAACTCGCGATTAATTCATGGGGAAGTACAACCCATCATATGCGCTTCGTACGAGTAAGGATGTGCATGtatatgctaaatttgttggtccATGTAATGTATATAACATGTTATTTGGTTTTCCAAAGTACTTGTTACTAACGCCAAAGAGATGATTGAAGAATAGGTACCTAAAGTCAAAGCTTAATTGCATCTAGGACTATACCGCTGGTGGCAAGTCATGGATAATTTATAGTGGTTGCACTAATGATATGACCAGACGAAGGGACAGGCTTTACAAATTTGTGTAAGATATATCTACTACCTCAAATgttgtttttttagaataatacgGGAAAGGTAATTGACTGGGCAAAGTGACAATCAGTAACAAGCTATCTATAGAAAATGTGATACTCGTCTAATCCTTTCATTATAACTTGCTTTTCATTCAAATAGGAGAGATACAATTATTTTAGGAGAGATACAGTCTCAAATAGGATTGTGGGCATGTTGAAGGCAACATTTACATGGTTAATTTCTCGAAATAAAGCACTTGGCATGAGAGATGCCTAATGGCCATAGCCAACTTGGGGTGGTTGTGGCACCACAAGCTAGTCCACGTTAGTGTGAGAAATCTACAAATTTGAACACATTCTTGGACTAATCGTGTCTCCTTTGAGAAATTTAGGGTTTGTCGTGATTGTATTGCCGGAAAGATAATTGGGGTGGTTGTGACAACTAGACCTTTGGACCTCCTTCATATGAATCTCTTTGGGCCTCCAAAATACGATAGCCTTGGCGGAAACAATAATTATAGTCTTGACATTGTGGATGACTTCTCAAAGTACACTTTGGTGTTCATTCTTCGATCCATGGATGATACTCAAGATACATTCAAGACTTTTGCCAAGCAAGCTCAACACAAATTTCATGGGACGATCTTGGCAATAAGAATTGTTAACGGCACGGAGTTGAAGAAGGGATACATCATCTTAAATTTTACACCATAAATTGTGTACAACGGATCAATTGGTACCAAAGTAATATTGTAATACTTTGGTACATGTCATAAAGCCTCTATTTTCTAAAAGTGACAATTTTGAGACATTGTTTAAGTAGCATACTGGCATCATGCACGGGGAGTCTCTCCAATGTTAAGCGATGTCATTGATCATGGCTCCACAGGCGGCGACGTCAAAATTCTATCCTTTGCATTAATTGCCTACGcaagcaaaataaaaataaaaaacacaaacaCTGTCAGCCACCCAAAACAAATCTGAAGGAACAAGAAGAAACTAAATTAACTAAGTGTGTAATTAAGAGTAAACCATATATAAGCTTACTTGTTTATCCCAATCAGTGTTGCCAAAGGAAATGAAAAGAAGCAACAACGTCTGTGTCACCAATCCGCTCAATATTCCCAACCAAAGCCCCTGCATGCATAGAAGCTTGTTTATACCGACAAAGTGATCACCCAAATataacaccaccaccaccaccaattattattattattattattattattattattattattattattattattattattattattattattattattattattattattattattattattattattattattattatagtaCTACTGCCTCCATTCCGGTTTATTAGGTTTGCATGTATCCCTAGATTGACAACTAGACCGACGTAATACAAGTTAAATATCACAAAAAGAGTATCGTTAGAAACTTTAAATTGTATAttttctaatgatataattttttggcCTATACAAGTCATATTGTATCTGTCAAATTATTGATTTAGGAATACATGCAGGACTAATAAACCGGTAAGGAAGTAATATGTTGGTACTACACTATTAATGTTCATGCTGCTATACTAGTCTCCCTGTAAGGAGACTAGGAATATATATATACATACCTTTCCACCAAGATGGCACTTGAAGGTGAAAACTAGTGCTGCAGGGATACCAACTAGATAATACGCAATGAAATTAACAAAAGCGCCAATCTTCTGTTGTCCACAGCCCCGAACTATACCTGTAAAATTAACATAACCCTTTACTCGGTGTGCCAATTTGTGCCACACCTATAGACATGTTTCCGGTAAAAAAAAGTACAACTACACGAACTAAAAAACTCATCAAACTTTAGTCCCCATTTGGAACACATGAACTTGAAACGTGTGAATAAGAAAACCATTGAAATTGAGATGGCGTGTATCAAAAATTCCAAGAGAAACTGAAACCACGAAAAACCCTAAAACTCTCTTTTTGATGCCATGCGGGCAAAATCTAAAAATTGCactcacaaagagaagaaaacATGAGGTAGAACATCGCGTTTGGTCTCCTCTAAAAttcctatgtactccctccatcgTATTATGTAAGACGTTTTTTCATACTAgcgtagtgtcaaaaaacatcttaaatTATGGGACCGAGGGAGTAGTAACTAACTACACGAAATTTGAAAAGAAAAGCAGGAAAGTAATTCTTTCGTTCCAAATGGCGCGAAAGAAATATTTCTTGCAGGAATAGTATTTCTAAAATTCCTACTGTATATATGTTTTGTCTATATACTCTAAACGGGGCCACACAAAATCAAAGGCTCTTGATTAGCTCCACGTGACGTCTCACTTTGAGTGAGTCCAACCTATCCACGTATGCATCAATAATTAATTGTTCAGCCCCGGACCTCCCCTGCCCGTGGAGGATACTACGATGGGGTGCAGGCCGCGGCGAAGGTGGCATCATGCATGCCGGCGAGCCAGCATGCAGCTAGCGCTCTGACTGCGTCGTTCCGATTATCACAACGCAGTTTTTATCCTATCTTGTCCCCATGTCGGAAGACTGGTCTTGTCAAGAGCTCCGGCGATGTACTGACGGGGACCACGGTGACGAAAGGAAGCGACGTCTTTTGGCAGGGTTCGCCGGTGCGGCGGAAGGCCTGAGAGACTTGTAATCTAAGTTGGCGAAAAGGAATCCCAAAGAATAATATAGTTTACTTACTCCTACCTGCATGCTAGGCTAAGGATAACTGATCCCATTCTAACTAAGCTAACCACGAATTCCATACGTAGATTTGTTTGCCCCCAGTCAAAATGATGGGGGTGGTACATACGAACCAAGGAAGTAAAGTACGTATATATACTGGTGTGAAGTGTATATTTTTGTTTACAAGTCAAACGGTGCAGTAAATAAAGCCTTGTTCcacaacatgcatgacatgcaaTCGTATATACCTGAGAGGACGTACTGGAGGCCGTCGAAGAGGACGGAGACGGCGAGGATGAGCATCATGGTGCCGACGTAGGAGACCACCTCCTGGTCCTTGCTGTAGGCATAGCCCCACACTTTGTGCACAAGTACCAGGAGGAGCCCCTCCGACGTGCCCACCAGAAACGCCAGCACTATCACCACGCGGGCCGCCAGAAGCGCCGCCCGGGGCCGCCCCGCTCCGAGCTCGTTGGACACGCGCGTGCTTATGGCCGAAGAGAGCCCATTCGGGACCGTGCACACCAAGGAGTTGGTGTTCAAGCTGCACCGTGAAGCACCGGAGATACGTACATCAAGCAAGCAGCGATCATCCATGGACATGGAGTGGAGATCAATCCATCCATCACAAAGAGAAGGAAGATCAACTTATAGTATACCAGATGGAGAGGACGGCCGTCTCGAGCTTGGGGTTGGGGAGAAGGCCGGACAGTATCACCATCACCTCGAACGACCACCACTCCATGCTGCAAATTTTTCACATGCATCAAGGATTTGTCGTCGTTGATGAGTTGAGTGGCACTAGTTCTACTCACCAGACCATGAGCGCGGATGGCACGGCGAGCTTCAAGAAGGGGATGAGGCCGTGGAATGCCTCGAAAGAGAACCCCGTCCAGCTCTTGTTGCACGACGGCGAGACCCTGACGTAGACGGCCAGTATGGAGACGTTGGTGAGGTAGGACACGGCGTTGGCCAGCGCGGCGCCTCTGATCCCCAGCCGCAGCCTGTACACCAGCGCCCAGCACACCAGCACGTGGCTCACCGCGGTGGCGCCGGAGCTGAGC from Triticum aestivum cultivar Chinese Spring chromosome 3B, IWGSC CS RefSeq v2.1, whole genome shotgun sequence includes these protein-coding regions:
- the LOC123064384 gene encoding protein DETOXIFICATION 16: MELSTVPPLPSAKGTAVAVNLVLATSEAKRQLRLAGPLIVGCLLQSVIQMISVMFVGHLGELALASASMASSFAIVTGFSFLTGMSFALDTLCGQAFGASEHHMLGVYKQRAMLVLGLASVPIAAVWANTGAILLHLGQDPEIAAGAGTYIRWMIPALFFYGWLQCHVRFLQAQKLVVPVMLSSGATAVSHVLVCWALVYRLRLGIRGAALANAVSYLTNVSILAVYVRVSPSCNKSWTGFSFEAFHGLIPFLKLAVPSALMVCMEWWSFEVMVILSGLLPNPKLETAVLSICLNTNSLVCTVPNGLSSAISTRVSNELGAGRPRAALLAARVVIVLAFLVGTSEGLLLVLVHKVWGYAYSKDQEVVSYVGTMMLILAVSVLFDGLQYVLSGIVRGCGQQKIGAFVNFIAYYLVGIPAALVFTFKCHLGGKGLWLGILSGLVTQTLLLLFISFGNTDWDKQAINAKDRILTSPPVEP